ACCCcgtctccgtagtgtaaaaatacccattaactccatttccgtagtgtaaaaataccccctCAAATCCGTTTctgttatataaaggatacccctgggtcctaaaaaaaattaggatacccctAACTTTTTAGGCTAATTCCGCCACTAATTCAgatgctaccaaacagccccttagccAAGTATAGCACATGTTTTAAATGTCGAAATCAATAAACTGGACCAACAATTTACCCTTGggttgtttctttttttttttaagggaAAACCTTACATGCTcctaaattacatcaaataaatactaatctaCTCTTTGTTTGAGATTAAACCTAAGATCCTCTCCCACTAAGAGGCAAGAGTCTCTACCAAATAGGCTACTCCCATATTGGCGGTTGTTTCTCATAGCTAATGAATTAAGTTAGCTAATAAACTATTAACATTGCTACTGATTCTCATGAGTTTTAAATGTCGAAATCAATAAACTGGACCAACAATTAACCCTTGGGTTGTTTCTCATAGCTAATGAATTAAATTAGCTAATAAACGATCAACATTGCTACTTTCTATGATTCTCAtgagtaattttattataacaaTTTCAAAAGATAGTTTGAAAGATTTTCGGTCAATTCCAGTTGTACTCTTTTCCCAAAAAACAAACATATAAAGAATGTTTCATTAGGGGACacggggtggttcactagtgatagaatctatcactcacaagcaccaatcaagtttcgccatgtcatcTCCCATTTTTttatcactcacaaccttttttagtgggggtggtcatcactcaccaccacacccaacaatttccccccaaccaataACTACCCTCACAAAATAAAACAATAACGCGTTGAAAATATCACGAAATCGGGGTTTTCGTTATAATATAACGCGTTGAACAATAGCCGGCGGCGGCCCATCACGCGTTGAACATGTTTCCGTTATACAATAACGGCACGAGCCCGAGTCCCCTTACGCGATGAATTTTGATTTGTATTAACCACCTAAatacatatattatttttttttaatggtCGATAAAAGATTTTTATTCATTGTAGCAAGACGCTACCCACTAAGTTTACAAATATTCAACACCAAACATCAAATACAATAAACGGTTACATTAATACTAACTACCAAGATTAAACCGACTCCAATCCTCCCATGATAATGTCACCATTTTTGATCTATTCTTAACCCAAAGGTACGCCATTGCTTTTATCTCATCTAGCAACTTCGTAGAGTTTGGAATTGTTTGTCTAAAAACGGCCTCATTTCTCATCTTCCATAAACTCCAAAACGTCACCAAAACAACTGCATGTAGTGCTTTCCTCTTTTTCCTTGATCCCGAACTTGTTTCATGCAAAGTAAGAAggtcatttattccaaaagcaaAAATTGGAGGTATCATACACCAACCCTCTAGATCCTGCCAAATAAGTTGTGCAAATTGACATGACACAAAGATATGTTCACTCGTCTCAACACAATCTCCGCACAGCACACACATTTGATCCAATGCCGACACGTTCCGAACTGATAAAGCATGTTTAGTTGGTAGCCTTTCCATTTCTACCCTCCAAGCCACAATACCAACTTTCTTCGGCATCCAATTGTTCCATTCAAAGACTCTCTCGGGACATATACGGTTAGCTGAACtgagtattttttttaaactagcaACATTGAAGATGCCATTCGGTTCATACTTCCAAGACCACCTATCATTACCTGACGTCATAACCAAACCGCCAATCAAGACAATCAGTTGATGTAACTGGTTTGCTTCCTCACCATCAAGTATGGGCCGAGCCCAGGCCCAGTTAtacacatatattatatatacaccTTTTCAACATAAACACGTATatctttaccaaaaaaaaaaaaaaaacataaacacgTATATACCTTTTCTTTAATTAAAACAATTATAAGGCATGcatgtaaacatatataaaaCGATTCTCTACTTTCTCATTTTAGTGATATGACACTTGTTTATTTTTCCTTATAAAGtgttattttatttcttattatatCCCACAAACACTATGTATGAATAGATTCTAGTAGTTTTCTCGTTAAAATTTAGATATATAGGGAGGCTATATTTCAAACTAATACTTTGTGTAAAGAAAATTATAACCTACAATACCAACTCAGCTCAAGATTTTCAATTCTACAATTTTATAAGAATTCTTTTTTTAAAGGCACTTGATGAGATTCCGTTGGACTCTTTGTTATTTTTCAGCTGACATAAAATTCTTGAATATGTCCAACAACTGCAGGCTGATGAAAAATCAAACAATCCTTCATGGGAAGCCATCGGCTACCACGTAGACATTAACAAAGACCTTCCCAACGATCAAAAGGAGCGTCCTTTACAAAAAGGAATGGTGGAAACCATGGACGAAACAGATGATTCACTTGTGACCTCCCTCATGCAAAAAGGCTTAGACGTGACGGAAAACTTTAAAGAAAACATCTGCACAGTAAAATGCGATGTGGTAATCGTGGGCTCTGGTTGCGGTGGTGGTGTTGCAGCCGCGGTACTCGCGCAATCAGGCAAGAAAGTGGTGGTTCTCGAAAAAGGGAACTATTTTAACCGAACCGATTATTCGAAACTCGAAGGCCCGTCTCTAGATCAACTGTATGAAGCTGGAAGTATACTTCCAACACTTGATGGGAAAGTAATGATCCAAGCGGCTTCCACGGTTGGCGGGGGCTCAGCCGTCAATTGGTCAGCTTGCATCAAGACACCACTTTCTGTTCTAAAAGAATGGGCCGAAGAACACAACATTAAGTTGTACGGAACCCATGAGTACACTCTTGCAATGGACAAGGTATGTGAAAGAATTGGTGTGATTGAAAAGTGTAAAAGTGAAAGCTTCAAAAATCAAGTTCTCCGAAAAGGGTGTGAATATCTTGGTCTAAAAGTGGAGGATGTCCCACAAAACACATCCGAAAATCATGACTGTGGTTCGTGTTGTTTCGGGTGCAGATCCGGAGACAAAAAAGGAACAGATTCGACTTGGTTGGTTGACGCAGTGGATAACGGAGCAGTGATCATAACCGGATGTAAAGCTGACAAGTTTTTATTACTAAAAAATCATCAAGGTAAAAGAAGAAAGAAATGTGTAGGGGTGATTTCACAAGTTTTAAACCAAAAGATCACCAAAAGATTGCAAATCGAAGCAAAAGTGACAATTTCTGCATGTGGGGCGTTGATGACACCACCCTTGATGATATATAGTGGGCTAAAAAACCCTAATATCGGCAAGAATCTTCACCTTCATCCTGTTCTAATGGCATGGGGATACTTTCCAGACAATGATCTGAATCTGTCAGGTAAAAGCTTCGAAGGTGGGATCTTGACGTCCATTCATAAATCAGGGTTTGATGACAATTACATTCTGGAAGTCCCTGCACTTGCACCAGGTACTTTTGCTGCATTATGTCCATGGGAATCTGGTAAAGATCTAAAGGAAAGAATGCTGAAATACCCAAGAACAGCTCATGTGTTTTCATTGGTTAGAGATTGTGGGTCTGGTGAAGTAAAATCTGCAGGAAGGATAAACTATAGTTTGCATAAATCCGATAAAAAACACATCAAGAACGGGTTGAAACAGGCGATAAAGGTTTTAATCGCGGCTGGAGCGGTTGAAGTGGGAACTCAAAGGTCTGATGGTCAGAGATTTATATGTAAAGGAACTAGTGATGAAGATATAGAGAAGTTTTTGGAGATGGTAGATGCCGGAGATGGGCCATTGTCAATGGTGAAAGATTGGAGTATTTATACTTCTGCTCATCAAATGGGGAGTTGCCGAATGGGAGAAAGTGAAAAGGAAGGTGCAGTTGATGAACATGGTGAGAGTTGGGAGGCTGAGGGGCTTTATGTTTGTGATGCTAGCATCTTTCCATCCGCGGTTGGTGTTAATCCGATGATTACGATCCAGTCGACTGCTTATTGTCTTGCACAAGGAATTGCAAACAATTTTAGATGAATTGTTTTGAAATTAATTCAAATAATTGATAACCATTGCCATGTTGCGTTAGTCAATAGAGTTTTGTTGTGTTAAGTCAGTTCCATTGTAATATGAGCGATTTGTTTTATATATGTTTCTTGTTTTAGTTTATTTTTCCGACTGTAATAGTGCCTATTTAAGGCCACAAAGAGTGGGTTTGGCTTCCACCCTCGGCAACATTGGGTCATTAAACTATATGTTCGAAGGTTCATGATAGTGATAGTTCATCAAGAACTTATACACAAAAGATTGTCAGAATGGGAGATTGTAAGTGCAGTAACCTGCAGAATAACTATAGCTTTATCAATTTAAGTGAAACATCAAGTTCTGACgagaaagtcaaagtcaaagaatgTTAGGAGTGTAGATTATTTGGAGTTCCTGATTAATGTTATAGTTTCGGACTACATGTGAGTGTGTTCTAGGGAAATTGTGTTTCCCTAAACTTCATTATGTTCGAGTTTATTGTAATAGTTCCGGACTATGTGTGTAGTTGGCCGGAAATGTGGTCTAGACTATAAATGTGGGTTTGtagtaggggtgttcaagatcggattatccggttttcggatatccgaaaaccggatatccgaaaatttcggatagtgaatattgatatccgaatccgtatccgaaatttcggatatccgattttcggatatccgaaatttcggatacggattcggatatccaaCCGGATAtctgaatttataaaaaaaaaatcaaaaaatccgtttcgtgtatagattaaaactaaacttatattcgattttataaatttccaacatttaaaactaaaaacaatcataaattcacacgaatacaattatttactacttttttactaacttttacaatacttcaaacaaaatataatgctcatatactatatatatttataaaaaaataattagttttcggatatcggataatcggattatccgaaatttttgaaattcgtatccgaatccgaatccgaaaattcggattatccgaaaattcggattatccgattttcggatatccgaattttcggatatccgaaatttcggatatttcggatacggattttcggatatttcggattcggtttcggatccggatttttttgaacacccctagtttgtAGGTTGAAATAGTAGACTTTGGATAGTTCTATGTGAatagttagagagagaaagtgtgggTTTAAGTCTCTATAAAGTATAACCTAAATCAGGTTGGGATAAGATGCGTGCTATTTCGGTTGTAATATGTGATGACTAATATGAAAGTGTTTTCTATATCTTCTACACTTTTTTATCTTATTTATGTTTACATCTcgatcaagtgcaatgtttgtgATGTTCGGCATTGATCCAAGGGGTCATGTGGAACTAACAAAGATTTAGAATGTGAAAATTATTTTGTTGTCAGTGATGATTTGTTTAAAAAGAGATTAAAATGGGAAAATTGTTATTCTTGAAGATAGCAAAGGATATGAAAACTCATTTTCCTATTTTCAAACTAAATATAAGGTTGTGAGGAGAAAGGGTTATACATGTATATAAAAATGCTATCTCCATTGCCCGTCAGCTAGCATATGGTTCATGTTCAGGAGCATTTGATGAATACTTGTGAGGTGATCCTTAAGGATGTACGtgatataattttatttttattttatgaatCCGGTTCATATATGTATGTGTTTATTTGTTATAAAGATTAGTCAAAACACTTTTAACAGGTAAGAGTACATGTATATATATCTtatttaaaataaactttaactagTTAAAATTATATACACATTTTTTAAGCAACGGAAGCGTATGTAGCAAAATAACACGAACACTTTTATACCAAGGAACACCCGTAATGGAACATGATCGCCGACATGCAAACACAAAATGAAAACTCAAACCATATAGGGTTTAGATATACCTTCGGTTAGTAATAAACCGGTTGAGACACTGAGGTTCAACGAACAAGTGCTAGTTATATGAACTATCGAAATGCGGGAATGGGTCGGGTAgcggtgtgtgtgtgtgtgtggttgtGAGAACTTTGCTTGTTTTTCCAACCTTCAAATGCAAGACCCAACACTCCATTATATAAGACTTGGAGATCCTTGCATGCATGCCAAGTGTTAGAGCTTCTTTGCATGTAGGCCAAGTGGTGGAGGTTCCTTGCATGTAATGCCATTGGCCGAGATTTAGGTCCGCAACAAGTGGCGATGCAAGAGTGCATGCGCGACAAGTGGCGTAGAGGAGTGTTCTTGTCTCACTCGGTCCATGTACCCGCCTCTCAGTTCAATACCCGCGTATCGTTCTTAATTACCAGTTAAAttagttaagtggattttagttcgttgcccatggtgtaactcttacgggtcaagacccggtcggcaacgttgacttatcgaaccggacataaATACCCAACAGCTCCCACTTGGATGGTCTCTGATAAGATCTCAACACAGACAGCCAGCGGTGCTCTAGCTACACATAGCTGCCCTCAACAGGTCATGACACTTTAAAGTCACTAACCAAGGCATCTTCCCTTTAGTAACGGCTTGCTACTAGAAGACAATAGACTTATGGCAATCTTTGTCATCTATCCTTTCTGTAAAAGATATCAATTGAACAATGAGACATGGATCAGATTCAATCTCATATGGCATTCAATcattatcgttctcgttcaagaatcaaagtggtccaatcaaacacacagtaagtttgggtaaggacttacacttcaccagtttgaatcaacgagggcGCCCCGACGTCTAGCTGTTACATATAATGTAAGAGTACAGAATTCCATCTTGACTACATACAATTCCATCTTGAAAGTAAGGTGTTGGGTTCTGGAAGGGATGGTGTGAACCCGGTCGCTGCAGAGGAATGTAAGAGTGGTGAGAGTCGTTGGGCTCGTCCTCCTGCTGCGGCCCAAAGGAATGATGATAAGATGGTGAGGAGCTGAGCGAGACAGGGCGTCTCACTGGCTCAAGGTATGTCCTCCAGTCTTCATGAGGACTCGATCCAAGTGATGCAGATGGTGTGCGCCGGTGAGATGGCCCAGCTTCGTGGTCGTTCCTAGTTAAGATCGGTGCTTTTCCTCGTCCTCCACATCCTCTCACTCTAGGTGGGGAATGTTTGCTTGTAATCCtgtaaaaacaagaaaaacaacaaaaagaTATAAAGCAATTAAGATTAATCTAGGTCctttgcctagactcggaagtcaaggaaagtgcaactgtgtcattgagattaaacacaaaagactagtgtttaattccttcaatgttggctctgataccaacctgtcacaccccgatatttccacgtattatcggtgggcccggcggggagtatcgtgacgtagttgatatcgtcatagtcaaatgTATACAGTTTAATGCATAGCGGAAGTCTTGGATGAAaaataatattacaaaccgaaatgcaaagtataattaaatattatacaAACGGTTGTatatggatccacaggcggatcttaaaacagaaatataaattttgttcaacagactttagacgttcagaacttgcaagattctttattaacgccccgagctcccagccaattacgtacggTTCCTatcacttagtctttttggaaaaatacgtcagtttacactggtaaatacaattaaccgactcttttgaaaacatttatgaaaattgctttaaatgcacaaggcataaacattttataacttgggacaattatattaataacaatcttgtatcagatttacatgtttgtccaacatttagggccggtatAAAAGCCGAACAAGATTagtcgacacaccacaaatataaactCACAAGAAGTTTCCTCACAAgtgagtatatcttttacatacgcaacagacatgtgtatgcctacaccccgtgcttaagtcgtggtcATTCACGCTTTttgaatgagccaaggatatccaggacacggtcgttaacccccaatgttatttgttatcaagcaacACTGATTAAAGCAGGATTATGCAATTTAACCATAttcgattaaaaggtttctacacccgaccaagcggtaatactttaccgtatcccaagcccatataagggaaaataagttaaaagtatttacctgagctaaaatataaattatactcAATCGTATATTCTAATAAGCAAGTGCAAGTACTTCTACCGGGGCGCtcaatctggaatgaaggttttattaacctattagattcctaacgggtcttatttaagttgtaacttagactggttagttttaaagaaaagtTTACGGTACgtaacgctagattaagcggtgacCGAATTttaatgtgatttagacccgacaagtatgaagacttctttataatgggtaaactaaatacattctggattttgaggtaaaaatgataaggtttgacccgtttcagctaATCTATGCAATTTAgtcacataaaccgtaccgaacacGTATAAGCACAACGGGTAACCTGATGAGTCAAGTACAAGTTCCAatagttattatgcttaaaatatgttgtgatatcagtaggatatcaacaattatgccccaaatgaatttaaGACCAATTTAAatcccgaaagggtattttggtcattttaaagtttatcaaAGAGGTTTAAACataaactgaggttctggtctaaaacattctgcaaaaatatttattttatgttgttatatcagtaagatatcatacatatgtgtgtttaatcatttatggccaaactatgcatcgtaggggcattttggtcatttcacatatgcttctGAGGTTAAATTTGAAAGtctgagttcaagacttatacttactgttaaagtattaaaatttatttttaaaatcagtaggtaacaagtcttaggtgctaaatatggttttaaaccatactatgcgcctaattcGCATAAAAGTCGATATTTGACGATACTTGAGATGTTTAAGGAAATCTGAGGTTTTGATCAGTCTTAactgtttaaaatattttatttaatatataaaatcagtagaaaaaggtttgacatgtaaatgatgtgtaaaactcattttattagtgaaaagggcattatcgtcaattaccaagtacatgcaagaactctatgttatggtcAGTATAAAATTTGACCAAAAATTCTGTAATTCCctaaaaattatattaaaacaGTAGGTAATGAATTTGGTGCCAAAAATTGATtttaaatatgatttatgctgaaaatgcaatttaattaacaaaaagttttgttttatgatatcttgcataacttttatttaagaccagaaactgatgtcaaatttttgtgacatacttatatatcagtaataaagctTTTTGTCCTTTCACATTTTTAAAAATCTCTTTTTAATATCCTAAGGACATATTAGTCGATTTTAAGCAAATAACGGAACATGCAATTAATCTCTGATTTCTAAGGGACCATGTAgtataacttcagagagttatactaacacataatatggtcacaaaggaatcctaaggcataactaaactaagctaattcgggtcagaactgaaagtcaaagcaaaagtctacttttgcgactttcggttacgAACTgagctaaactcagaattgtcgagttgaacatgcctaaacatgttcttatattatttaccaagttttttaagtgataaaatgtattttatagcttctacattatcagttatgaattattttataaaaaaaactgactcgtttgacttttctgttaagtagtttgacccgacaattgaccaagtaaaTGTGATAATTATGAGGTgtccttttgagggtttaacacctacacAATTACCAACACATacccactttcaattcgaataatggctggaccgttagtgattaatcacaaagtcaaagtatcattacgatatctttgactttcggtcattaagCTAAATAAAACTTAACTACAGGAGCTAAGAACGCTTACAAGGGTCCTTAGTACGAAGATTAGAC
The Helianthus annuus cultivar XRQ/B chromosome 6, HanXRQr2.0-SUNRISE, whole genome shotgun sequence genome window above contains:
- the LOC110879156 gene encoding long-chain-alcohol oxidase FAO1 — encoded protein: MYDERERECHRLLRGGERDEDYKSGSLCSSEMESLSSLCEVILQPLPLNSLDHAHHGNKKKEESIHLFSTLSGSQHSVPKKVANLIVKRGFFEAVMVVRLVLKLLSTRLGTLFVAGSLCLSHQWPYINKFSEIPLHKREKIVQKWFKHSFLTPIRLGFVFIKSLCLFVFFSQADEKSNNPSWEAIGYHVDINKDLPNDQKERPLQKGMVETMDETDDSLVTSLMQKGLDVTENFKENICTVKCDVVIVGSGCGGGVAAAVLAQSGKKVVVLEKGNYFNRTDYSKLEGPSLDQLYEAGSILPTLDGKVMIQAASTVGGGSAVNWSACIKTPLSVLKEWAEEHNIKLYGTHEYTLAMDKVCERIGVIEKCKSESFKNQVLRKGCEYLGLKVEDVPQNTSENHDCGSCCFGCRSGDKKGTDSTWLVDAVDNGAVIITGCKADKFLLLKNHQGKRRKKCVGVISQVLNQKITKRLQIEAKVTISACGALMTPPLMIYSGLKNPNIGKNLHLHPVLMAWGYFPDNDLNLSGKSFEGGILTSIHKSGFDDNYILEVPALAPGTFAALCPWESGKDLKERMLKYPRTAHVFSLVRDCGSGEVKSAGRINYSLHKSDKKHIKNGLKQAIKVLIAAGAVEVGTQRSDGQRFICKGTSDEDIEKFLEMVDAGDGPLSMVKDWSIYTSAHQMGSCRMGESEKEGAVDEHGESWEAEGLYVCDASIFPSAVGVNPMITIQSTAYCLAQGIANNFR